From Micromonospora sp. NBC_01699, a single genomic window includes:
- a CDS encoding ParA family protein: protein MSTVTVVSVINYKGGVGKTTLTANLGAELAARGLRVLLIDLDPQASLTFSFYKPGDWERDLADEHTILQWFGSVLATEPTAPLWRYVLTPPLVNDAITQVGGGRLDLVASHLDLVDVDLDFAALLGGSRFQHGSPRFLDLHRALTDALNDPKFQEYDLVLLDCAPNFTMVTRTGIVASDHILIPAKADYLSTLGIDYLRRKVSELVRDFNRVTTDSAAQINPEFIGVVFNMVQYGNNGPIVASRNFIGLTGGLELPVFNQMIRENKTLFGPAGENGIPAVLVPNGNATIQYELQQLASELLARIRT from the coding sequence GTGTCCACAGTGACCGTGGTGTCGGTCATCAACTACAAGGGCGGCGTCGGCAAGACCACCCTCACCGCGAACCTCGGCGCCGAGCTGGCCGCCCGTGGGCTCAGGGTGCTGCTCATCGACCTGGATCCGCAGGCCAGCCTGACCTTCTCGTTCTACAAACCGGGCGACTGGGAACGCGACCTCGCCGACGAACACACCATTTTGCAGTGGTTCGGGTCGGTGCTGGCGACCGAGCCGACCGCACCACTGTGGCGCTACGTGCTCACCCCGCCGCTGGTCAACGACGCGATCACCCAGGTCGGCGGCGGACGGCTCGACCTGGTCGCCTCACACCTCGACCTGGTCGACGTCGATCTCGACTTCGCCGCCCTGCTCGGCGGCTCCCGGTTCCAGCACGGCAGTCCACGGTTCCTGGACCTGCACCGCGCCCTGACCGACGCACTCAACGACCCGAAATTCCAGGAGTACGACCTGGTCCTGCTCGACTGCGCGCCCAACTTCACCATGGTCACCCGAACCGGCATCGTGGCCAGCGACCACATCCTCATTCCGGCGAAGGCGGACTACCTCTCCACACTCGGCATCGATTATCTCCGCCGGAAGGTGTCCGAGCTGGTCCGTGACTTCAACCGGGTGACAACGGACAGCGCCGCGCAGATCAACCCGGAATTCATCGGCGTGGTCTTCAACATGGTCCAGTACGGCAACAACGGTCCCATCGTGGCCTCGCGCAACTTCATCGGGTTGACCGGCGGCCTGGAGCTGCCCGTGTTCAACCAGATGATCAGGGAGAACAAGACGCTGTTCGGCCCGGCCGGCGAGAACGGCATCCCGGCGGTGCTCGTACCCAACGGAAATGCCACCATCCAGTACGAACTCCAGCAGCTCGCCAGCGAACTGCTCGCCCGGATCCGTACCTGA
- a CDS encoding Rho termination factor N-terminal domain-containing protein, whose protein sequence is MTSPADLTHDVLLRVAEFIRTLPADQLADLAAGRAQLQLTGQPTATATVRTAPVRAPRGRAAAAAKPITATGSVAPVSAEKVRADLISIGDRAAATRYLDDLGLKVPELRTLARELNIAIPSRVNKPDVVAAIVQWTVGRRLDSAAISRPAPARD, encoded by the coding sequence GTGACCAGCCCGGCCGATCTGACCCACGACGTCCTGCTCCGGGTGGCGGAGTTCATCCGTACGCTGCCGGCCGACCAGCTCGCCGACCTGGCCGCCGGACGGGCCCAGCTCCAGCTCACCGGGCAGCCGACGGCCACCGCAACCGTACGAACCGCGCCCGTACGAGCCCCGCGCGGGCGGGCGGCGGCAGCGGCGAAGCCGATCACGGCCACTGGCAGCGTCGCACCGGTCTCGGCCGAGAAGGTACGGGCCGATCTGATCTCGATCGGCGACCGGGCTGCCGCCACCCGTTACCTCGACGACCTGGGACTCAAGGTTCCTGAGCTGCGAACGCTGGCCCGCGAGTTGAACATCGCAATCCCGAGCCGGGTGAACAAGCCGGACGTGGTGGCCGCGATCGTGCAGTGGACCGTCGGGCGGCGACTCGACTCGGCCGCGATCAGCCGACCCGCCCCGGCCCGCGACTGA
- a CDS encoding HelD family protein, translating to MHSRSTEIAIEQAYFDAAAKHRARRIGELGDLAGAAAHPGAAAHLHRHADAARRAIGPADAAVAFGRMDDESGEVLYLGRSLIRDDNAEILVVNWQAAAAARYFEASHREPCGLRRRRTFDCVENTVRDFTDLVFAEIAAAVDQHLLDELARGRTGEMRDIVATIQAAQYELIRAPRDQLLVIEGGPGTGKTAVALHRVSWLLHAHAETLAAADILVVGPHPTFVRYIGTVLPSLGETEVELRDIGRLAPVVPRGRVEPAKLGRMKGEARMAVLLGRAVEGRIGVPEPAERLLLDGRFVTLPGAEVAEALTACRAADLPYVERRQLFRDRLGQLVVDRSGGSPGAAPAIANLVERLWPQQSAPAFLRDLFGSRNRLRVAAGADFTADEVAMLFRRGADRLSQEVWSDADLALLDEVDHLLDGPGRRYAHVVVDEAQDLSPMQLRAVGRRAAEGSYTLVGDIAQSTGEWARDGWDEVTRHLPTRHPVNVSALRYGYRVPRPAYEMAARLLPVAAPGVTGPEVVRDGPAQPVVHRVGLTERAGRVVAVATEHADAGRFVGIVCPAHCRREVEAALAANGVQWRSAERGELGGSINLVSPREAKGLEFDAVVVVEPEEIVASDDRGHRLLYVALTRTTGHLDLVCVGEPLPLTAPVRRGPAGDGADRAAGFTTREVRRLAEHLAGQVRGAAPEPYWDEVLAEVARQLRDGS from the coding sequence GTGCACTCCAGATCGACAGAGATCGCGATCGAGCAGGCGTACTTCGATGCCGCCGCGAAGCACCGGGCCCGCCGGATCGGCGAGTTGGGCGACCTCGCCGGTGCCGCCGCCCATCCCGGTGCCGCCGCCCACCTGCACCGGCACGCCGACGCCGCCCGGCGGGCGATCGGCCCGGCCGACGCGGCGGTCGCGTTCGGGCGGATGGACGACGAGTCCGGCGAGGTGCTGTATCTCGGGCGGAGCCTGATCCGGGACGACAACGCCGAGATCCTGGTGGTCAACTGGCAGGCGGCGGCCGCCGCCCGCTATTTCGAGGCGAGTCACCGGGAACCGTGCGGCCTGCGCCGCCGCCGTACCTTCGACTGCGTCGAAAACACCGTCCGCGACTTCACCGACCTGGTCTTCGCCGAGATCGCCGCCGCCGTCGACCAACACCTGCTGGACGAACTGGCCCGTGGCCGCACCGGCGAGATGCGGGACATCGTGGCGACCATCCAGGCCGCCCAGTACGAGCTGATCCGCGCGCCCCGCGACCAACTGCTGGTGATCGAGGGCGGGCCCGGCACCGGCAAGACCGCGGTGGCGCTGCACCGGGTCTCCTGGCTGCTGCACGCCCACGCCGAGACGCTCGCCGCCGCCGACATCCTGGTCGTCGGGCCACACCCGACCTTCGTCCGGTACATCGGCACCGTGCTGCCCTCGCTCGGCGAGACCGAGGTGGAACTGCGCGACATCGGTCGGCTGGCGCCGGTCGTACCGAGGGGGCGGGTCGAGCCGGCGAAGCTGGGCCGGATGAAGGGCGAGGCCCGGATGGCCGTACTGCTCGGGCGGGCGGTGGAGGGGCGGATCGGCGTACCGGAGCCGGCCGAGCGGCTCCTGCTCGACGGGCGGTTCGTCACCCTGCCGGGCGCCGAGGTGGCCGAGGCGCTGACCGCCTGCCGGGCGGCGGACCTGCCGTACGTCGAGCGCCGCCAACTGTTCCGGGACCGGCTCGGGCAGCTCGTCGTCGACCGTAGCGGCGGGTCACCGGGTGCCGCCCCGGCCATCGCGAACCTGGTCGAACGGCTCTGGCCGCAGCAGTCCGCGCCGGCTTTCCTCCGTGACCTGTTCGGCTCCCGCAACCGGTTGCGGGTCGCCGCCGGTGCCGACTTCACCGCCGACGAGGTGGCCATGCTGTTCCGTCGGGGCGCGGACCGGCTGTCCCAGGAGGTCTGGTCCGACGCCGACCTCGCCCTGCTCGACGAGGTCGACCACCTGCTCGACGGCCCCGGACGCCGGTACGCGCACGTGGTGGTGGACGAGGCGCAGGACCTGTCGCCGATGCAGTTGCGCGCGGTCGGCCGGCGCGCCGCCGAGGGCTCGTACACGCTGGTCGGTGACATCGCCCAGTCGACCGGCGAGTGGGCCCGGGACGGTTGGGACGAGGTTACCCGGCACCTGCCGACCCGACACCCGGTCAACGTCAGCGCCCTGCGCTACGGCTACCGGGTGCCGCGCCCGGCGTACGAGATGGCGGCCCGGTTGTTGCCGGTGGCCGCGCCCGGCGTGACCGGCCCGGAGGTGGTCCGGGACGGGCCCGCGCAGCCGGTGGTGCACCGGGTGGGTCTGACCGAGCGGGCCGGTCGGGTGGTCGCGGTGGCCACCGAGCACGCCGACGCCGGTCGGTTCGTCGGCATCGTCTGCCCGGCCCACTGTCGCCGGGAGGTGGAGGCGGCCCTGGCCGCCAACGGGGTGCAGTGGCGCAGCGCCGAGCGGGGTGAACTCGGCGGCTCGATCAACCTGGTCAGTCCCCGAGAGGCGAAGGGGTTGGAGTTCGACGCGGTGGTGGTGGTCGAGCCGGAGGAGATCGTCGCCAGCGACGACCGGGGCCACCGACTGCTCTACGTCGCGCTCACCCGGACCACCGGTCATCTCGACCTGGTCTGCGTGGGGGAGCCGCTGCCGCTGACCGCCCCGGTCCGTCGCGGTCCGGCTGGTGACGGGGCCGACCGGGCCGCCGGCTTCACCACCCGCGAGGTACGGCGACTCGCCGAGCACCTGGCCGGACAGGTACGCGGCGCGGCCCCGGAACCGTACTGGGACGAGGTGCTCGCCGAGGTGGCCCGGCAGTTGCGGGACGGGAGCTGA
- a CDS encoding NAD(+)/NADH kinase: protein MTRERIGLVVHSGRAAAVEAAGAVRRWASANDITVSDIDVWEPDWGQCHRRNAVDEAEAAGHPALVVTVGGDGTFLRGARIAAEDGVPVLGINVGRVGFLTEVDPTEIDAALDAFFSGQVHMDERLMLTLCASRPLEIPEGMQDLLRYGRGPLLPPPPLRQAGEPINRAGVALDVTALNDIVFEKLARDRQASLGVYLDESLFTSYSADALVVASPTGSTAYSFAAGGPILSPRLRALVLTPVAAHMVFNRSMVVAADEAVSVRVLDHSGAVAVSVDGQLRGVLNPGDWVTVQPAAQPAKLVRLHSSHFYSRLREKFSLAGAPAAIADTEPVPVEWR, encoded by the coding sequence ATGACGCGCGAGCGAATCGGCCTGGTGGTGCACAGCGGCCGGGCGGCGGCGGTCGAGGCGGCCGGCGCGGTGCGTCGCTGGGCGTCGGCGAACGACATCACGGTCAGTGACATCGATGTGTGGGAGCCGGACTGGGGTCAGTGCCATCGGCGCAACGCGGTGGACGAGGCCGAGGCCGCCGGCCACCCGGCGTTGGTCGTCACGGTCGGTGGCGACGGTACGTTCCTGCGCGGCGCCCGGATCGCGGCCGAGGACGGCGTACCCGTGCTCGGCATCAACGTCGGTCGGGTGGGCTTCCTGACCGAGGTCGACCCGACCGAGATCGACGCCGCCCTCGACGCGTTCTTCTCCGGTCAGGTGCACATGGACGAGCGGCTGATGCTGACCCTCTGTGCCTCCCGGCCGCTGGAGATCCCGGAGGGCATGCAGGACCTGCTCCGGTACGGGCGCGGCCCGTTGCTGCCGCCGCCACCGCTGCGGCAGGCGGGGGAGCCGATCAACCGGGCCGGGGTGGCGCTGGACGTGACCGCGCTCAACGACATCGTGTTCGAGAAGCTGGCCCGGGACCGGCAGGCAAGTCTCGGGGTGTACCTGGACGAGAGCCTGTTCACGTCGTACTCGGCGGACGCGCTGGTGGTGGCGAGTCCGACCGGTTCGACCGCGTACAGCTTCGCGGCCGGTGGCCCGATCCTGTCGCCGAGACTGCGGGCGCTGGTGCTGACCCCGGTCGCCGCGCACATGGTCTTCAACCGCAGCATGGTGGTGGCCGCCGACGAGGCGGTGTCCGTACGGGTGCTCGACCATTCGGGGGCGGTGGCGGTCAGCGTCGACGGGCAACTGCGGGGGGTGCTGAATCCGGGCGACTGGGTGACCGTGCAGCCGGCGGCCCAGCCGGCCAAGCTGGTTCGGCTGCACTCGTCGCACTTCTACTCCCGGTTGCGGGAGAAGTTCTCCCTCGCCGGTGCCCCGGCCGCGATCGCCGACACCGAGCCGGTGCCGGTCGAGTGGCGCTGA